Genomic segment of Glandiceps talaboti chromosome 17, keGlaTala1.1, whole genome shotgun sequence:
AGGGGCAAGTGTTTAACTGTTTAGTGAAAGACCAGTGTGGACGAAAACTAGTTCATAGTATGTAGAAATATGAAAGTTTGATGCCATACTGTTGCTTAGTAACCTTTTGTTTTCACCATTTTGTTGACGTTGGCATTTCTTGAGTCGATAGcttgaccatggaagtataactaagtacatgtactataagcTAAAACccatgggttatacttccacATGGCTTTACATACAGCAAATGATGCATGTGTGGAGCTGCATGTGTGTCTCATCAGAGTGTACATAGTCTTAAGAATAATTGTTATTAAGAATTTACTTATTAGTAGCTTCTAAAACTAGGTACTCTGAAAATGGTGATTTAGGAGcgtatacatgtaccaacaatATCAGACAGCACTTTGTGTATCATGGCCTAacttagctgcaataattgtagcattacAAGTACTTTTGACTTGAGTTGTAGACAAGCTATCGTTAACAAGTGTACtgagtggagtcacagattcaatCAGTAGGCACTAACGTAGGCTAGGACAGTAAAATTACTTCAACTCATCAAATTTTTACTTAATCTCAACTGAGAGTGAAGAATTATGTGGTCACTGCAGCTGTTATtggtacaacatgtacatggaaTTAATGCACTCATCCCTTGCTCTGTATTTTCTGTCAAAGAGATAGACTAGTGATGTTCAGAAGTTGAGTTGTGGGATTAATGTGGTAGTTACAGCTACAATCATCTTCACTTTCGTACATTTAAGTTTGTATGACATGGACTGCTAGAAATGAGTGAAAACATTTGGTTGCAGACGACAGAATGAAAGACGATAAAATGAAAGATGACAGAATGAAAGTAGTATCAGAAATTGAGAGGAATGCTTTCTTCCCCTCAAAATCCTGCCAATAATATATCCACTTCACAAAATAAGGTTGCTgtgaaatacattgtattgtagtCTTACTATGCaacgatatacatgtacagtaacatgTATATTTTCTAAAAAGCCTCATTTAAGCTCCTCTTACCTAGTATTAtgagtcccatgtccacagactacctaTTCATGTCATGGGACTGCCATAATTTGTAGGTGGTAGCTTGCTCAAGCTACttctgattatgtgatgatttaaaggatggaagatttacagacataaaatattgtaatagCACACATAGAgaaactctgttttcagttcggGAATATTAGACTCTTGGTTACcaaccatccttgggctaccattgtaccactttctgaaattggtagcccattaggactaccaaagaaaaaaagttgattGCTCAGTTCCTCATCCCCAGAGACACCTGCATGATCCTGCATCCCCCAAATTCTGTCCCCAGTCACTTGTCAAATATACATTGTAGCTTCAAATATGCACAAATAACTTGTTAATGTCACCTCTCAAAATATTAGATGTCTCACTAACAAAACACTTCTTTTACTTTCCATACAGTCCACAGCACAGAAAGTACAGGAAGTACGTGAAGTAACACGTATTGAGAGAATTGGTGCACATTCACATATCCGTGGTCTAGGTTTAGATGATGCATTGGAACCAAGACAAGTATCACAGGGGATGGTAGGACAGTCTTCTGCCAGAAGAGCTGCTGGTGTCATTTTAGAAATGATTAAggtaaatttttcattattcATTTAGCAAATTCAGGAAAGTATGATATAAGCTGTATATcatttgttgaaatttaaaTTGTGAGCTAAAAAGATGTAGCCGTTAAAGTACTGTACTTTTTGTAAGACAGCAAGCCAGAGATGGGGTTACTTGATACAATGTGTGTGAATTATACTCGGCATTCTAAAAACATTAGATTAATTTCGGATATTTCCGttaaacataatttttattCCAGGATATCTGACTTGTCCCTTAAAGCATTTATCTTGTCAAAGTTagtacattttcaaatttatgatGATATTGTCTCTACAGGATGGGAAAATAGCTGGACGTGCAGTTCTTATAGCTGGTCATCCAGGCACTGGTAAAACTGCAATTGCTATGGGTAGGTAGAAAATCTTACATTGAGGATTACATGTAAGAATATTGGTATCACAATAATATGTGTTTTtgcctgtctctctctgtctctctgtgtgtgtgtgtgtgtgtgtgtctctctctctctcgctcgctcgctctctgtctgtctttctctctctctctctctctctctctctctctctctctctctctctctctctctctctctctctctctctctctccctccctccctccctgtgTCATTTGTTGGTTGGCAGGATACATTTACATACTCTCTTTTGTGCATTGTTTGTTGTTCGGATGACTATACAATTGTACATTCACACACTTTGTAGAACACTACATTATATCAGTCAGATGTAAATGTGTTTCTGTAAGAAATTGCAATAGTTGTACATTCAATTTGCTATCACAGACTGATGTAGtgaaaattttatttctttcattttgctGTAGGAATGGCCCAAGCTTTAGGACAAGACACTCCTTTCACCAGTATAGCTGGTAGTGAAATATTCTCCTTAGAAATGAGTAAGACCGAAGCCTTGACACAAGCTTTCCGACGATCAATTGGAATCAGAATTAAGTAAGTAGACATAACTGTTGAGTTAATGACCCATTACAATTTTCTTTACCAGTATAGTATGTACTACAAGTGTCTGACCTCTCTGACACGGTTTGAATGTGGGTGTGtatgtgaaaataagagatgagggTACAGTTTGATAATGAAATCGTCAAGTCATCACCACAGAGGGCGCCATACATTGTAGCGTTAGTATGAATGGAACTTGGTGCTAATGGTGCCTCTTCATTTCATATACTCATTTAGAtaaagctgcaataactgtaacTTCAACAATTTATATCATAGAACAAACAATACGTTCACTGATGAGTATTCTGTTACGTTTTATAAGAAGACACCGTACCATTAATTAATGGCTAATTATATCTGTAAGTAATAGAGTAAAGGGCTGCAGTCTTGTTTGAAAGACTTATTTCaactttgtcattttcaaatacTTGAAAGTTTCACTAAAGAATTGTCACCACTCGTTGTTACagaggccccttaggtcatttatattttccttggctgaacaatgaaaaatattgaggaataacatctaattagaTACTCCTACCTGTAACTTGCCTTAGTGGCTGTAAGTACAAATACCAGTCTATGTGACTTTGACCCTTCTTTACAATATGTTCTTTTCAGAGAAGAAACAGAAATTATTGAAGGTGAAGTTGTAGAAATCCAAATAGACAGACCGGCCACTGGAACTGTAAGTAACAACTGTGTGATATCAAAAGTTAGTACCGGGTAGTTAGCTGTGTGATATTTTTCTGTCTTctattttgataaattgttgATAGGTTGTGTGTTTCTTTCCCTGGATGCATTGTCTGGCCTACCTATCTAGTCATCCGGAGGACGGGTCCCATAGAAGTAGTTCACAATATTTCTCTATTGATATCTGTGCTGCATAACTTTTTCAAGTTCAGCAATAGTTATCCCGAATTCAGCGGCAAGTAGTGTCGGGTACATCAGCTTTTGTCTTCCTGGCTTCCTCCTTCCATGCTTTGATTGCCAAGTAACCAAATCCCTGGCTACTTCTTTGCTTCTGTAACAATGACCGACAAATTAGACCCGCCTCCAGCCAAACATCTCTGAGGTCTTTGGTATTTCCATGTACaagtttttatttgtcattatgTTGTGACCAGGAAGTGTTGAGTGCTTTGTCTGGCCTAGTACATGGTTACTATCAGTTTCTACTCACAATGAAGGAAAGTAATTCGGatatataaacaaaactatttatttcaaaatgacacaaaattaTACACAGTACTAGATAAGGAAATCTAAAaaacaaatgttcaaaatttaGCCATCTTAACTAGTAAGTAAGTTTACAGGTGACAGTTCCAAGCTAGGAAAAGGTCCTTTCAACTTAGAAGTAAGTTTACAGGTGACAGTGATGGGCTGGGAGAAGGTCCTTTCAACTCAGAAGTAAGTTTACAGGTGACagtgatgggatgggatgggaaaAGGTCCTTTCAACTTAGAAGAAAGTTTACAGGTGACagtgatgggatgggatgggaaaAGGTCCTTTCAACTTAGAAGTAAGTTTACAGGTGACagtgatgggatgggatgggaaaAGGTCCTTTCAACTTAGAAGTAAGTTTACAGGTGACagtgatgggatgggatgggaaaAGGTCCTTTCAACTTAGAAGTAAGTTTACAGGTGACagtgatgggatgggatgggaaaAGGTCCTTTCAACTTAGAAGTAAGTTTACAGGTGACagtgatgggatgggatgggaaaAGGTCCTTTCAACTTAGAAGTAAGTTTACAGGTGACAGTGATGGGCTGGGAGAAGGTCCTTTCAACTTAGAAGTAAGTTTACAGGTGACAGTGATGGGCTGGGAGAAGGTCCTTTCAACTTAGAAGTAAGTTTCCAGGTGACAGTGATGGGCTGGGAGAAGGTCCTTTGTATCAGTTTACACTTCTCTGTCAGTCAGTAATaactattttttgtatattttcttcCTTACCAGGGTGCTAAGGTTGGTAAATTGACATTGAAGACAACAGAGATGGAAACTATTTATGATTTAGGAAGCAAAATGATTGAATCACTTACAAAGGAAAAAGTACAAGCTGGGTAAGTAAAAGctgaaataaatatacactCTTTAAAAGATGGACTAGTGTCATTGCTCAGTGGTGACTACTCAACAGATTTCAGAATTAATTTGGACCCATGAATTCTGTTAAAACAAGTGTTTGCAAAAGTTTAAAAATCGCTGAGCTTTTCCTAAACTAGATTTTTGTACTATTAACAATTATCAAAGCCTCTTGCAGCTAAGATTATGAAGTCTATGTACTTGTGTTTACCCTAAGTCACAATATAGCAATATGTTTAGCTTCAGCAAAGAGAATGTTGGGATTTATTGCAGGCATTCACAGAAATTCAAAAGCAATTGTTCTACACTGACCCAAGACACAGCATTCCAAATACTGAAGACTCTGTGAAATTCTAGCAATAAGATAATTTTATCAATGGTCTTGTTCTTCCAGTGACATCATTACAATAGATAAAGCCACTGGTAAGATCACCAAGCTAGGGAGATCGTTTACAAGGGCAAGAGATTATGATGCCATGGGACCACAGGTAAGCCTTACATCAGTAAAATTACCAAATAAGGGAATTCAATGCAACATTACCATATAAGGAAGGTTGAATAACCATATAAGGAAGATTCAATTACCATATAAGGAAGATTCAATTACCATATAAGGAAAGTTTAATACCAATGTAAGGGTGTCTTGCCTTTTCCTATCCTTCAACAAAACTTAGCCATAACTCCCTACAATAAATACATATGCCTACGTAATGTATTTAAATCGTTAcagagagaccatatggaaaacaacagaaaacataactatacctgaactagacactcgcacatgaaaacaaaaatgaaaaaaataatgatctacctaccccacctatttaaaatttagtgtaatcggaaccacaaacatttttttagacCTAAGTGTCAAATAGAAGTAggtatctacattgtacaatgcaTGGTAACACAGTTGTGTTTTAGTTGTGACCTCAGATTGTTATAAACTTTGAATTGAGATATTAATCAGTGTGATGTTAGTAGTATTTAATAGGAATTAATATGTACACTAATATGTACACGTCTACTTTTTTTCAACACAGACCAAATTTGTACAGTGTCCAGAAGGAGAGCTGCAGaaaagaaaagaagttgtaCACACAGTAACTTTGCATGAAATAGATGTAATAAACAGTCGCACACAGGGATTCTTAGCTCTATTCTCTGGTAAGTTGTGGTAAACACACTGTGAAGCAGTAACTTCATATAAAATAGATGTGTCGTACATAGTTTTTAGCCCTATTCTCTGGTATGTAAAGGTACATTGTATTCTCAGTAACCATAAATTAGATAAAGAATAGATATTGATACTTAGACTTCTGACCAGAT
This window contains:
- the LOC144447993 gene encoding ruvB-like 2, with protein sequence MAAASTAQKVQEVREVTRIERIGAHSHIRGLGLDDALEPRQVSQGMVGQSSARRAAGVILEMIKDGKIAGRAVLIAGHPGTGKTAIAMGMAQALGQDTPFTSIAGSEIFSLEMSKTEALTQAFRRSIGIRIKEETEIIEGEVVEIQIDRPATGTGAKVGKLTLKTTEMETIYDLGSKMIESLTKEKVQAGDIITIDKATGKITKLGRSFTRARDYDAMGPQTKFVQCPEGELQKRKEVVHTVTLHEIDVINSRTQGFLALFSGDTGEIKPEVREQINAKVAEWREEGKADIVPGVLFVDEVHMLDIECFSFLNRALEDDMAPILIMATNRGITKIRGTNYTSPHGVPIDLLDRLLIISTTPYNEKETKQILTIRCEEEDVEMSEDAITVLTKIGKETSLRYAIQLITAANLVCRKRKGTEVAVDDIKRVYSLFLDESRSTQFLKEYQQEFMFNEAPDKEDEAMES